DNA from Ferrimicrobium acidiphilum DSM 19497:
TCTCGTTCACAGATCGTTCCTACCGTATCGCCAGGCGACTCTGAGCAGTTTTGTCCACCGTGGTCCTTATCCATCTTGGCACATGCCCAAGCTACCAGGTGATTCGAAGTCCCTCGTAAACCGCGACTCCCCAACTGGTCGGGCAAATGGTACTGCCTCAGTGATCACCCCGTGGGTTGGACACCGGAGTCGTCTCAGCTGGCACGAGAGCCACGTCTGGTGAATCCCGATGTCGAGGTGTCTCCATCGGGAGTCGAGCGTTCTCGTGTCATAACAGGACCGGGTCGTATAGGAGCACTTAGGGCATACCAACCGCGATCGGGTAAGCCTGAGCTTTACCAGCAGTTCGTGTGGACGAACTAAAACCTCGATGACGGTGACACTGCGAAGGCCCAGCATCTGCTTAACTAGAGAGGTAGCGCGCACGGTTCTGAACTCCTTTTTGATGGGTTTCCAACACCAAATTTAGAGCTCAGAAACCGTGTGCGTTTCTTATGTGGCTACTTCAGCCTCAAATACCCCCACTGAACTGGGGCTATGGATCAGATCCAGGCCAAATCTATCCACATGAATGTCAATAGAGCCATTTATCATGATGATGCGTTCTCTTGGGATACCAGCTCGCTGGGTCGTTGGATATGATGCAGGAACGTACATCAAGAGCCGCGATGGATACCTGATCCGCCAGGTGGACGCTCACTCCTGGGCGCAGATTTGGATCAATGGAGCTGGTTGGGTATCAATTGATCCGACTCCGGGCTTCAACTTTCCTGGCTACTCCGCAGCCTCGTTGTCGAGTGGCCCCCGACCAATTTCAACCACTCCGACGCCCTCTGCGCCCAAATTAACTATCGCACCCACACCCTCTCCACCCCTTAATGCCGATGCTCACCTTCGCAAAATCCCTCCTCCAAGAAGTCCAAAGAGGGTTCATCAGGGCACGTCCTCGAGTTTGAACGAGTTCGACATTGCCATCATCGCCTTAGCTGCTATCGGTCTCCTTCTGTGGCGATGGCGAAGACGAACTCCAGGCGAGAACGAGACCGTCAAGCAGTGGGCTCACGTGCAACGGGTATCACGTCGTAGTTTTGGAGCCCACTGGAGACTGAACAGCCCGCGCGAGTGGGGGCAAAGCTGGACGAGCCACTTTCCCAACGACAGTGCCCTTATCTGGCCATTAGTGCGGTTGTTCGAGACGTCATTCTATTCTTCGGAGCAGTTGACTCCTGATGAGGCGGCCGAGGCAAAGCTGATTTGGCGTACCCTGAAAGCACGAGCGCGTCGTCGTCGCAGATCCATGCGTTCGTAACTAACTCGCGATCTTAACTCTGAGCGGAGCGCTGCCTCCTTCGTAATCGTGGTTGGATATGGATCCTATCGCTAGCTTGAATCACGAAGAGAATAGAGCTCTGCCTTTCGATGATCGATTGGCTAGCGTGGAGCCAAATGGATGGATGAATCTATCAAAGAGATGATCGCTCTGAATGTCTCGGGTCTCATGATGTTGCCGCTTTCTGCAGGAGCGGACCCATGAGCGTCGTGCACGATCGTTCGGCTGTTTCGACACTAGTGCGACGTCAACCAGACGTTGTAGGCATTCACAATCAGTGACCGATTGTCGTTGCGAATCAGTAGGATTTGTAACAGGTGCCAGCTTGGTTGCGTATTTGGGGGTGACTTTGAGGAATCGAACGGTGATCTCGGATGTCATGGACCAGCTTGATCCGCAACTTGGCTATATAGTCGACAATTTAGAGAGAAAGATTGTCGGAAAGCGCCCCCTGATGGAGTTTATGGTGACTGCCGTTCTTGCCGAGGGGCATGTGTTGTTGGATGACGTTCCTGGGGTTGGCAAGACCACGGTTGCTACCATGCTCGCACGCAGCCTAGATTTAAGTTATAGCCGTATTCAATGCACGCCGGACCTGTTGCCAACGGACATCACCGGGGTAACTATCTTTCACCCAGGAACCCGTCAGTTCGAGTTCCATCCTGGTCCGGTATTTGCCAATCTCGTGATCGCAGACGAGATCAACCGAACCTCGCCTAGGACCCAAAGCGCTCTCTTGGAGGTCATGGAAGAGGGTCAAGTGACGGTTGACGGAGTCACGCACCCTCTCGAACCGCCCTTCTTGGTAGTTGCCACCCAAAATCCAATTGAGTACGAAGGAACGTTTTCGTTGCCCGAGAGCCAGCTCGATCGGTTTCTCTTCAGGCTAAATGTCGGATACCCGAGCATCGAGGAGGAGTCGACGATACTTTCTCAGTCCGATCATGCTCTGCCGCTCGATTCCGTTCAATCGGTGATCAGTCGTCAGGAGCTCCTGGAACGAATGAGGAGTGTAAGAGACGTACATGTCGCTGATGCGATGCGTAGCTATATCGCAAAACTAGCTGATGCGACTCGGTCCTCTCCGCATATCGAGTTGGGCATGAGCCCTCGGGCATCACTGGCACTCTATCGCGCGTCGCAAGCCTGGGCGTTGCTGCACAGCCGAGATTACGTGATTCCAGATGATGTGGTCAAGTTGGCCCCCCTTGTGGTAAAGCATCGTTTGATACTGTCCCGAACCTCAACGAATCCAAACGGGCATCTTGTTGATGATGTCTTCGATAACATTCTACGAAGCGTGCCAATACCACCGCTTGCGAAGTGATGGACAGGGGTGTCTGATGTGCGGCAGAAGGTGAATACCCTAGAGCACTAGGTCTGCATGCTAACCCTAGCCTGCGGTCTGGGTGTATCGACAAAGACTAAGCCTGATGTGTGGTTCGAATTAGCACGATGGAGAGGGTTTTGGGTCGCGCGAGTCCGGATTCGGACGTAACGAGGAGCAGGTAAATGGCGTCGATCGCGGGGCGTCCCGCTCGAAGCTAAACAACTACATGAATATTGCCAACTCTTGCTCCCCAGGAATGCGCACCGCACCTTGGCGGTCGTAGTCTCATCCTCTGCGAGAGGATGTATCTCAATCAGTTCCAGGTAATTTATAGGGATTGTGGCTCTATCGAATATGCCAGCATTGAACTGGTGCTCGTTCTGTTGATGGCGGCGTGAGGTCCGCGATTACTGCGCCTGTTGGTGGAGTCGGTGTTGGTGCTGAATCCTGCCGTACGTACTTGGAACGCTTTCTCAACATACTCAGGCGAGGAGCTTGTGTTCGGATCGTTTTCTTTTGATCGCATACATGGATTTGTCGGCGAGGCGAAGCGCCTCGGCTACGGTAACGCTCTCGTCAGCCAAATACGTTCCGATGCTGGCTCCAACGTGAACTTCATTCCCATGTATATGGTGCGGTTCGCCTAGCGCGACTTCGATTCTATGAGCGAGGCGAGTCAGCTGATCTAGCGTGATTTGAGGAGCACAGACGGCGAATTCGTCGCCTCCTAAGCGAGCAGCGGTATCGTTGCGCCTCACTGCAGACCGCAAACGGTGGGTGGCGGTTAGCAGTACCTCATCGCCTGCGTCGTGACCGTAAGTGTCGTTGACCGATTTGAAGTCGTCTAGGTCAAGGTAGAGCAGGCCGACGGCTGTGGCTCCACGGCGACTCGGATGGATTCGGAGCGCTTCGGAGATCCTGTCGGCGAACAGTAATCGGTTCGCTAACCCGGTAAGCGGATCGTGAGAAGCACGGTGAGCTAGGTCTTGCTCGGACATTTTGCGTCGACTGATGTTAACGTGCGAGACGACTGCTCCTCCGATTGGATCCCCGATTGGAGTAATCCTGGAGGTGAACCAGCGGCCAACCGTGGGTGATGGGCAAGGGTACTCCCGGTCGCTCTCCACTGTCTCGCCGGCGAGTACAGCACGCAACCCAGCAAGGACTTCAGCAGCATCGATGCAGCCAGACTCGGCAGCGCGGGCGCATACCTCCAAGTAATTGACGCCGACCCCAGTTGTCTCCGGATTGCCCCCGTTATCCAACGCGAACATCAACCATACGCGATTGACTGCAATGATAGTGCCGGAGCTGTCCAAGATTGCAGTGGCGTCGGGTAACGCGTCAAGCACCGCCCGTGCAAAACCAGCCATGTTCAGGTAGTCGCCGTCGGTATGGCTATCAATTGCCATATTCTTGATTCGGCGCAATGGCACCGAATCTTGAGCGAGTCGGCTCATAAGGCGAAGTCTATGTCGATAGTTGGAGAGACGCGGTTTTGGTCGATGAAGAATGGCCTCCTGTTTAGAGCGTGTCACCCGAGGTCTTCAAGATCCACTCGTAGTAGCCAAGTACTGCCTCTTGGCAACCTGCAAGCGATTGCCATTGGAGGCTGTGGAGCCTTCTGTCATGTGCTGAAAGTAACTCGGCCGTCTACGCCTCCTGAGGTAAGGATCGGCATACAGAACTTGAACGCATGTCGAGTCGTGATCGCGGAGACAGTCGACGTACTTGATCGAGAGCTTGGCCCAAGCTCGTACTGGGGTTCGGGAAGAGCACAACCTCGATCGTAGCTAGGTGCGCTTTGTCTTCACTCTTCGCAGGTAGAAGACCTACGTTTGGTAGCAGGCGAATGGCCGCGCAACCCTGGGGCGGATCAATCGCCTTGTCGACGATGCTCTACGCGATCCGACGACGGGCATTGTCAAGCCGGAACCTTTGTGTGCATTCTCGCCGGATGATGGTCACGACGGGTCTATGAGGAGCATCGGCTGGTGTATCTCGTAGACGGCGAGGACTTGGCCATTTTTGCAGGCCCGTTGCCACTACGAGACAGAGAACGCTGAGTTAACGATGGTGGATCCCAAGGCGCATCTTCTTTGCCGCGTCAGAAATTTCCCTACCACTGATCACCTAGACATTCGCATGCGATCTCTCTTTGAAACCTGGCGCGGTGGCAGGAGGGGTACCCTGAAAAGTTGTGTATGGCCTACTGATGAGCACGGAGGAAAAAGTTTGAGGTGAGTGACCTGGTTGGGTGCAGATTTCCTACTGGAATGTCAGTAAGAAAACAAAACACAATCAGAAAGGAAATCGCAGCTGACCATGATAACCCCTGACTTCTCGGGTAAGCCCACCTACGCCGTAACTGATGCGGTAACCGAGCTGTTGCGCGTTCATGCCAGGCATCTCATCGCTACCGCTCTTGAGGTAGAGGTGACTGAGATGGTAAACGAGCTCAAGAGTGCCGGTAGGGACGTAGTGCGCAATGGCTACCTCCCCGAGCGATCCATCACCACCGCGATCGGAGATGTCGAGGTTGAGGTACCAAGAATCCGCTCTCGTGACGGCAATGGGTCGATCAACTTCTCATCCAAACTCATTCCTCCCTACCTACGCAGATCCAAGTCCATCGATGCCTGGGTCGCCTATGCCTACCTGAAGGGAATCTCAGAGCGTGATATGGCCCAGGTTCTTGAGGTTGTCCTCGGTGAAGGGGCGAAGAAGCTGACCCCAAATGTCGTCTCCTCCCTCAAAGTCGAGTGGAAGACCAAGTTCGACGAATGCCAAGAAGCGGGACCTCTCTAGAGATACCTTCTCCTATATATATGCCGACGGCATCTACCAAGAGATCAGAGGGGATAACCCCAAGCTCTGCGTGCTTGTGGTCATCGGAGTCGATGACCAGGGGAGGAAACACCTCCTCACCTTGGAAAATGGAACGAGAGAGTCCACCCAATCCTGGCGAGAGGTCCTCGTCGATCTAAAGAGTAGAGGAATGAACGAACCCTTGCTCGCCATTGGAGATGGTGCTCTTGGTTTCTGGGCAGCACTTTCAGAGATCTACCCCGAGACCAAGCACCAACGCTGCTGGTTCCACAAGACGGCCAACATCTTGAACTACGTGCCCAAATCTCTGCGTCCAAAGGTTAAGGAGGATATACATGAGGTTTGGAAGTCTCCGACCAGGGATCATGCCAAGCGGGCTATCGCCACGTTTGAAACCAAGTACGGAGCCAAGTACCCAAAGGCCGTTCACTGCCTGACCAAAGACACCGATGCCCTCTTGGCCTTCTATGACTTTCCAGCTGAGCACTGGGTACACCTTCGGACAAGTAATCCAATCGAGTCGACCTTCTCCATAGTCCGTCATAGAACCATCAAGGTCAAAGGTGCCTTCTCAAATGAATCTGCTCTTTCGATGCTCTACCAACTGGGCCTCGAGGCTGAGAGGTCCTAGCGGCGCATAACCGGTCACGAACGTATCGCAGAGGTCATCTCTGGCGTTGTCTTCGTTGACTGACTACGCCAAGATACCTACACCGCCTAGAGCTGGGCCATAACTATCAGTTGAGTTACTACCGGCACCCAAAGCAATGGGTGCCGGCCCAATCCATCGTTCCCCGACGACTCTGGCAGAACTCCTGCTAACTTGGTTGCTGACATTTAAGTACGAATCACACCCGGCTGGTTAACCGGTTATCAACCGCCACCCAAACTGGTTACGATAACGGTGTTGAAGTCGGTTCGTACACAACATTTCTGCATGCCTCCAAGATTGTAGTAACTTGCGGGTCATTCAGTAAAGACAAGAACTTACGCCTATGCCCGCCAAAAGCTGAACCGACCTCTGTTACCACACAGTCTATTGAGTATCCATGCTCTGTAGCCGAAGTAAGGACTCTGGCAACCTGGCGGTCTAGGTCTGATTTCTGATCCGCAGAAGACACTCGCGCATATGTGACGGCAGAGTTGGACACAGATGGCGGTGACTCTAGGTATCCCACCAATATGAGTTGTCCAACTTTACGCGCAGGAACAGGCGAAGTGCCGGCACGATACCACTTACATGCGGTTTGGGGATGTATACCCTGGAACAGTGCCCACCCACGCAGGTTCATTACATCCTCTTGCAGTACATCAGTACGTTAACTGTTGCAACCCCGAATTTTTAGGCTATCGATTAGGAGTGGACGGCCACAGCCAAACTGCTTGGTTCGATCAGACCTAACATCCCCCTAACAGAATTCATGGCTAACGCATACCTCAGAACCGTAGAGTGCTTCACATGACTACTGCCATCGGATCTGCGTCGTTTTGTAACTCTATTGTTTCGCCAGCGTGAGTAAGACTAGATTCTGGACATTCGTTCTGCGTGGACTGGTCGTTTTAGCTATATTTGGTGTCGGATACTTAGTTCGCGCCGTGACCTCGCCGGCTGGTCGAAGTAGGCCAACGCGAACTGGAAAAATAATTACCGTTGCAGATGGCACTGCTGCCCAGACTATACCAGCGTCGGGGACCATAGAACCGGCGACCGAGCGTACTGTTAGCTTTGCGACCTCTGGTGCGGTCAATGCGGTAAATGTAGCTGTTGGGCAGTCGGTTACCTCTGGCCAACAACTCGCAACTTTGCAGACAGCACCCCTCGCAGCTACAGTTGCCCAGGATCAGGCTCAACTTGCTAGCGCCCAGGCCAAGCTCAGTGTCGATGAAGCTGCTGGAGCGGCGTCCACGACGATCAATGCAGACAACGCTGAAGTCAGTGCTGCAACTTATTCACTCTCAATTGCTCAGGCAAACTTAGGCGATGCTACCTTGAGGGCTCCGATATCGGGTACCATAGTTTCAAATACGCTTGTTCCTGGGCTGCAGGTATCTGGAACAGTAAATGCTGCGGGTGTAGCTCCAGGAATTACCATCATAAGTCCAAACTCGTGGATGGTTGAGGCGTCGGTGAGCGACGCCAGCATTGCCGGAGTGACGAAGGGCGAGCAGGCAAAAATCACGCCACAGGGTTCAACAACTACAGTGTATGGAACCGTTACGTCCGTGGGTCTAGTCGCAACCACAACTGGTGGAGTAGCATCCTTCCCGGTGACGATTGCTATAACCGGATCGCCGACAGGACTCTACACGGGTCTCCCAGCGAACATTTTTCTGATCACGCGAGTGCAAGCCAACGTTATTGAGGTCCCTATCCTCGCGGTTCACTCGCTTACGTCACATCCCTATGTAATCGTTGAGAAAGGCAAGACTAAGTCAGATACCCCGGTCACACTCGGGCCAATCATTGGTGCCAATGTGATCGTTTCGCACGGTCTTTCCGTTGGTCAACGCATTCTTGAGAGGATTCCGTCTTTCGCCAAGTCGTTGGGTGTTCCTGGCCCGACAGGAAGAGGTGCAAAGCGTGGCGCTAAAGGTGGAGGTGGTCTGGGTGGACTCTAAGCAGATCTCTCCGCAGGATAACCTGCTCGTCCTCAAGGACATAACTAAACGCTATCAACTTGGGAATCTATTTGTCGAGGCTCTTCGAGGGATCAGTTTTACCGTGGCCGCCAATGACTACGTAGCCATCACCGGCCCCTCCGGGTCTGGAAAGTCGACACTCATGCATCTCATTGGCTGCCTTGACGTTCCTACCTCTGGAGATCTGATCATCGCTGGGGAATTGGTAAGAGATCTGAGCCAATCGCAGCTCGCTATGATACGCAACCGACGTATTGGCTTTGTTTTCCAGCAATTCAATCTATTGCGAACGATGACCGCCCTGCGCAACGTTGAACTTCCGCTTCTCTATGCCGGCGTCTCCAAGAGCGAGCGACGAGAGCGTGCAACGGTTCTCCTTGAGCGAGTTGGGCTTGGTGACCACATGGGACATCGTCCAATGGAGCTTTCGGGAGGACAGCAGCAGCGTGTCGCGATCGCCCGTGCACTCGTTGGGGATCCTAGCATTATTCTTGCCGACGAACCTACAGGTAATCTTGACTCGCATAGTGCCGAAGAGATTCTGACAATTTTTGACGAACTCAACGAGGCTGGACGCACCTTAGTCGTCATCACTCACGACGATAGCGTGGCAGCTAAAGCAATGCGAGCACTGCATATCCGTGATGGTGAGCTGCAGGAGGTCTCGTGACCTGGGCGCAACTCTTTCGAAGCGCACTCGAGGCGATTCAATGGAACCGTCTGCGATCACTGTTAACCGTACTCGGGATCGTGATCGGGATAGCCGCCGTGATGGTAACAGTGGGCCTTGGCGAAGGAGCACAGGCGAAGGTTAACTCAAAGATCGCCTCTCTTGGAAGCAACCTTCTGACGGTAGCGCCTGGAAGTACCTCGTCAGCTCCGGGTGTGCGACGCGGTTTAGGGAGCGCGTCCACTCTGACGATGGCGGATGCTGCTGCTCTATCTTCTCGCGTCGTCGCCCCTGCTATCGCCGCTGTGGCTCCGCTGACAAGTCAACACCAGACGCTTACCAACGCGGCAACTAGCTGGCCAACCACGGTAGATGGAACCACTCCGTCGTGGCTCGCAATTCGCTCTCGTTCAGTTGAGGCAGGCAGATTTATAGATGCCCAAGACGAAGCATCGAATGCCGATGTGGTGGTTCTGGGAGCGGTAACGGCCCAAGAGCTCTTCAACACATCGAACCCAATCGGTAGGGTGGTCGATGTTGGGCCGCTGCCTATGACCGTGATCGGCGTTCTCGCACCTGTAGGCTCGGGAACGTCTGCAACGTCTAACCAGGATAACCTAGCTATTGTCCCGATATCTACTGCACAAGCTTCGCTGATTGGAACCTCCGCCAACGATTCAGTTAGTTCGATCTTGTTGCAGGCGACCAGTTCATCGACTCTGTCGGCGGCCTACCAAGAGGCAAACCACGAACTTATGATGCTCCATGGCATTACGAATCCAGCAAATGCCGACTTTACGATAACTGCGGAACAGTCTCTATTCAGTGCCGCAACCTCGATATCTGCGACGCTTACAACACTTCTTGCCGGTATTGCTACCGTATCACTCTTGGTGGGTGGGATCGGTGTAATGAACATAATGCTGGTTTCTGTAACCGAACGGACGAGGGAGATAGGTCTGCGCAAGGCTCTAGGAGCCAAGCCTAGCGATATCCGTCGTCAGTTTCTAGTTGAGGCATCAGCCCTTGGTGTCTCGGGAGGCCTGATCGGAGCCGCACTGGGACTGTTGGGACAGCTGTTATTGCCGTCCATCATCGCGAATCCGGTTGCAATCCCGCCAGTGGTTACCGTTGGAGCTGTAGCCGTCGCACTTGTCATCAGTCTCTTGTTTGGGGTCTATCCGGCTGCTCGAGCAGCTCAACTCTCTCCAATCGATGCCCTGCGGTCTGAATAGTAGGAAAGGAACATCCCTTGAACCGAAGCATTTTTGTTGTAGTGGGCGTATTGTTGGGCGGTGGAGTGTTGACAGCTTGTGGATCTGCAACTACGAGCGCGGCTTCAACCACGGCCCCCAGAGCCTCCTCTACCCCTAAACACGGCATACCAAAGATCGCTGCGAGCGGAACCATCGCGGCGGTATCATTATCAAGCTCGAGTATGCAGGTTCAAGGTACTGCAACTGGCGAAACAACCGTCGATTGGACGTCGACCACCAGATTTACTCAGGCCATTACGATTTCGCCATCCGCTATCGCGATCGGATCGTGTGTATCGGCAATCGAGCACACTCCAAGAGGTTCTAACATCGCGGTGATTCACTCGATTACAGTAACAACCGGCAAGAGTACGTGCGCAAATCCGCCGACAGTAGCGAAGAAAGCCAAGCATCATGGGTCACATTCCCATAGACGCCCTAAGGGGCACCGTCTGATACGAGGAACGGTAACCGCAGTATCGTCTACGTCGATAACGATATCGGAGTCAGCGACCTCGAAATCGACTGCACAATCCGTGACACTTCCATTAACCAAGACGATTCGTATCATCGCTCACCAAATTGCAGCTAGCACAGACCTCATCGCCGGCCGTTGCGTGATTGTTCAGGGGTCAACTAGTTCCATTGGGGTAGTGACCGCTCGACGCATCGGCATATCCCAGCCAACCAACGGGTCGTGTAAAGTGACCAAAGGTACAACGTCCCCGTCCACAGGGAGCACGGGTGCATAGATACCGGCGGATAGTCGTAGTGTCCATCATCGCGGCGGGAGTCATAGCCGTGGCAGCGTTTGTTGTCGCAGGTCGCACTGGAGCACCCAGATATCAGTTCGGCTACGCGAAGCCAGAGGCAGTTAGTGCGACCGTTAGCGCTATCGGTACCTTGTCTCCAACTGTTCAGGCTGTGATTCCTCCGCCGATCGATGGGACCGTCTCTTCGATAACTGCGCATGTGGGCCAGACTGTGGTGGCGGGCGAGACCCTCGCGACCATTTCACCTTCTGCAAATACATCTCACGTGCAGATAGCCGATGCAGCTGCGCTTGCCCAAGCCCAAGCAGCGCTAGCCCAGGCCGAGCAACCTAATCAAGTGACGACATCGAAGAATGCCACGAGTAGCTCCCAAGCACTTAAGACAGATGTGAGCGCACTTCAGCGGACGATAGCAAAACTATGCCCAACAACCAAGTCGCCGATATCGTCAACCTGTGGCTCCCTAGACAGTGAGCTGAGTCGGCTATCTTCTCAGTTGAGCGGCAAAGTATCGAATGCCAACTCTAGTGGCCGTGAAGCGAGCACAGCTTCAAGCGCCACCATCGCGGCTGACCAAGCTATTGTGGTAGCAGACCAGAGCGCCCTGACATCCGCTCAACAAGCCCGACCCAGTTCCCTGGTAACACCAATTGCGGGCACCGTTGCGATACTTCCGCTCACTGCTGGTCAGGTGGTCCGCGCTCAATCTACCTCTTACGCAATTACAGTGATTCAATCCAATAAGCCAGAGGTGATAGTGCCTATTGCTATCTCCACTGGTCATCAACTTCACAATGGCGACCAAGCCAGTATCGTTCCCTTTGGGAGTGCCCATCCTACCAGCGGCTTAGTTAAATCGATCGGGACTGTTCTGACAACTAACAAGGCGACGGGCGTGACAACTATCCCAGTTGTTCTCTCCATCAATCACCTGGCACGATCAGTTTTTGACGGCACGCAGGCACTTGTGACAATAGACATTGCGCACAGCGCGCATGTACTAGCCGTACCCACCTCAGCAATCAACTACTCGGCTGGTCGAGCGATAGTCCTTGTGGATGGACCGAATGGGGTAACCAAACACGCCGTTAAACTTGGGATTGTAGGTGCGCGCTACACATCCATAACCGGAGGTCTCCTCGCCGGTGACCGCGTTGTTCTAGCTAACCTTGATCGACCCCTGCCTACCCCGATTAAGCCGATCGGCGGCTCGCGAAAATTATTTGGTAAGGGCTAGAAGTCAGTAGTTCGTCGCATGTAGACGGCTCTATTGACATTCATGTGGATAAACTCGCGCTTTCATAGGGTAACTTCAAGTCAATCGGTCCGAGAAGCTTGCATCCTAGGGCCAGAGTAGCCTTGGCGGAGTGAAGCCCATACGAGCGGGCAATGATGAAGCGAACTCATGCGTTGAGTCCCTCGACCCTTCCATTGGATACCCCAAGTATGACGGAGGCAAGTATGCCGTTTCGATGAGTACGGATGGTCTTTGATAACTAGGGGCGATTATGAGCCTGTATCTCGGTGGCCACCTCCTGCCAGTTGGGAATCACGGGCGTACTCTTTGGTGTCTCAACCGCGGCGAACAACAACTGCTCCAGGGCTTGTACATCCATGCCTGCTGGAAGTGGCCAACCGATCTCGTGCTCTGCTGCCTTCTCCAGATACGTAGCCACGCTTGGCCGAGAGACTCCCGTCTCTCGGCTGATTACCCTGACACTCTTGCCCTGCGCACTGAGGCGCAGTACCTCTTCGATCTTTCTCATTGGTATCCTCCTATTGGGCATGTGGCACCTTTGGGTGGTTGGTTTTCAGTCACCACATAAGGATGCCACAGCCTCTTTGCATCCATTGTTCCTGAGTCCGTCTCGCACCCTCTAGGGGGTGGCAAACTTCAGCGAGAATACGCAACCGGCATTCCATGTGTATTGGCACCTTCTCCCACCCCGCGTTAATTGGTTGTGCTTCCCACTCGATGATGTCATTGCGTCTACCTCCATGATGGACCGGACGAGCGGTGTCGACAGCCGCGCTCAGATCGCGATAACGTCCAGCCGGCCGCCAACCAGTTGATCTCCAATGCGAGGCTCTTGATCCACTCGATGCAGCGTCAAGGACTGTTGGCATCCTCGTTGGCTACTCCTGGGCCGGCTCCATTGCTGGTGTCCGATATCCAAGCATCACCGTGCCGATCAGCGCGCTCAACGCGATAAGGACGATAGGAATGTCGAAGCCCACGAGCGCAACCAACCCGGCTCCGAGTGCGATTGAGACGCTCTGAACCCCGTTG
Protein-coding regions in this window:
- a CDS encoding ABC transporter ATP-binding protein, whose translation is MALKVEVVWVDSKQISPQDNLLVLKDITKRYQLGNLFVEALRGISFTVAANDYVAITGPSGSGKSTLMHLIGCLDVPTSGDLIIAGELVRDLSQSQLAMIRNRRIGFVFQQFNLLRTMTALRNVELPLLYAGVSKSERRERATVLLERVGLGDHMGHRPMELSGGQQQRVAIARALVGDPSIILADEPTGNLDSHSAEEILTIFDELNEAGRTLVVITHDDSVAAKAMRALHIRDGELQEVS
- a CDS encoding transglutaminase-like domain-containing protein, which codes for MMMRSLGIPARWVVGYDAGTYIKSRDGYLIRQVDAHSWAQIWINGAGWVSIDPTPGFNFPGYSAASLSSGPRPISTTPTPSAPKLTIAPTPSPPLNADAHLRKIPPPRSPKRVHQGTSSSLNEFDIAIIALAAIGLLLWRWRRRTPGENETVKQWAHVQRVSRRSFGAHWRLNSPREWGQSWTSHFPNDSALIWPLVRLFETSFYSSEQLTPDEAAEAKLIWRTLKARARRRRRSMRS
- a CDS encoding recombinase family protein encodes the protein MNLRGWALFQGIHPQTACKWYRAGTSPVPARKVGQLILVGYLESPPSVSNSAVTYARVSSADQKSDLDRQVARVLTSATEHGYSIDCVVTEVGSAFGGHRRKFLSLLNDPQVTTILEACRNVVYEPTSTPLS
- a CDS encoding AAA family ATPase yields the protein MDQLDPQLGYIVDNLERKIVGKRPLMEFMVTAVLAEGHVLLDDVPGVGKTTVATMLARSLDLSYSRIQCTPDLLPTDITGVTIFHPGTRQFEFHPGPVFANLVIADEINRTSPRTQSALLEVMEEGQVTVDGVTHPLEPPFLVVATQNPIEYEGTFSLPESQLDRFLFRLNVGYPSIEEESTILSQSDHALPLDSVQSVISRQELLERMRSVRDVHVADAMRSYIAKLADATRSSPHIELGMSPRASLALYRASQAWALLHSRDYVIPDDVVKLAPLVVKHRLILSRTSTNPNGHLVDDVFDNILRSVPIPPLAK
- a CDS encoding sensor domain-containing diguanylate cyclase; its protein translation is MAIDSHTDGDYLNMAGFARAVLDALPDATAILDSSGTIIAVNRVWLMFALDNGGNPETTGVGVNYLEVCARAAESGCIDAAEVLAGLRAVLAGETVESDREYPCPSPTVGRWFTSRITPIGDPIGGAVVSHVNISRRKMSEQDLAHRASHDPLTGLANRLLFADRISEALRIHPSRRGATAVGLLYLDLDDFKSVNDTYGHDAGDEVLLTATHRLRSAVRRNDTAARLGGDEFAVCAPQITLDQLTRLAHRIEVALGEPHHIHGNEVHVGASIGTYLADESVTVAEALRLADKSMYAIKRKRSEHKLLA
- a CDS encoding efflux RND transporter periplasmic adaptor subunit, whose protein sequence is MSKTRFWTFVLRGLVVLAIFGVGYLVRAVTSPAGRSRPTRTGKIITVADGTAAQTIPASGTIEPATERTVSFATSGAVNAVNVAVGQSVTSGQQLATLQTAPLAATVAQDQAQLASAQAKLSVDEAAGAASTTINADNAEVSAATYSLSIAQANLGDATLRAPISGTIVSNTLVPGLQVSGTVNAAGVAPGITIISPNSWMVEASVSDASIAGVTKGEQAKITPQGSTTTVYGTVTSVGLVATTTGGVASFPVTIAITGSPTGLYTGLPANIFLITRVQANVIEVPILAVHSLTSHPYVIVEKGKTKSDTPVTLGPIIGANVIVSHGLSVGQRILERIPSFAKSLGVPGPTGRGAKRGAKGGGGLGGL
- a CDS encoding ABC transporter permease — its product is MTWAQLFRSALEAIQWNRLRSLLTVLGIVIGIAAVMVTVGLGEGAQAKVNSKIASLGSNLLTVAPGSTSSAPGVRRGLGSASTLTMADAAALSSRVVAPAIAAVAPLTSQHQTLTNAATSWPTTVDGTTPSWLAIRSRSVEAGRFIDAQDEASNADVVVLGAVTAQELFNTSNPIGRVVDVGPLPMTVIGVLAPVGSGTSATSNQDNLAIVPISTAQASLIGTSANDSVSSILLQATSSSTLSAAYQEANHELMMLHGITNPANADFTITAEQSLFSAATSISATLTTLLAGIATVSLLVGGIGVMNIMLVSVTERTREIGLRKALGAKPSDIRRQFLVEASALGVSGGLIGAALGLLGQLLLPSIIANPVAIPPVVTVGAVAVALVISLLFGVYPAARAAQLSPIDALRSE
- a CDS encoding transposase family protein encodes the protein MRATSLVKQMLGLRSVTVIEVLVRPHELLVKLRLTRSRLVCPKCSYTTRSCYDTRTLDSRWRHLDIGIHQTWLSCQLRRLRCPTHGVITEAVPFARPVGESRFTRDFESPGSLGMCQDG